Proteins found in one Triticum aestivum cultivar Chinese Spring chromosome 4D, IWGSC CS RefSeq v2.1, whole genome shotgun sequence genomic segment:
- the LOC123096924 gene encoding uncharacterized protein yields MATGSGSSSQGEGEYHLMSCLKDVPTLRGDNYTEWRKKVDLAFVCAEVDWVVDTPQPVKPTEPVRDAKDNDAAWEKKKRGHAPVEMSYSIDNQKWLTANKKCMAFIKNTIENGIVGSIAECTFVGEFLEKIKN; encoded by the exons ATGGCCACCGGCTCGGGCTCATCGAGCCAAGGAGAAG GAGAGTACCACCTGATGAGTTGCCTCAAGGATGTTCCAACCCTCAGAGGCGATAACTACACTGAATGGAGAAAGAAAGTTGACTTGGCTTTTGTTTGTGCTGAGGTGGACTGGGTTGTGGACACTCCACAGCCGGTCAAACCAACAGAGCCAGTCAGAGATGCAAAAGATAATGATGCTGCCTGGGAGAAAAAGAAGAGGGGTCATGCTCCAGTGGAGATGTCATATTCCATCGACAACCAAAAGTGGCTCACCGCCAATAAAAAGTGCATGGCTTTCATAAAGAACACAATTGAAAACGGTATTGTGGGCTCAATTGCAGAGTGTACTTTCGTAGGGGAGTTTCTTGAAAAGATAAAGAACTAG